From Mesomycoplasma dispar, a single genomic window includes:
- a CDS encoding ribosome-binding factor A: MSVSHEKRQTYYQQLISKVIESHFSERMPVSVNWVRLSGDNSHLFVYLEFEFDAEKYLAEIISAQKFIRLKFGNLLEGFKVPELHFQLDPVAKRVDEMDKIFARIREEDEKNEENNGKNQQEDKKSE; this comes from the coding sequence ATGTCTGTTAGTCACGAAAAAAGACAAACTTATTACCAACAATTAATTTCAAAAGTAATCGAGTCACATTTTTCCGAAAGAATGCCAGTTTCAGTTAACTGAGTGCGACTTTCAGGTGATAATTCCCATCTTTTTGTTTATTTAGAGTTCGAATTTGATGCTGAAAAATATCTAGCAGAAATTATTAGTGCCCAAAAATTTATCAGATTAAAATTTGGCAATCTCCTTGAAGGTTTTAAAGTTCCTGAATTACACTTCCAACTTGATCCAGTGGCGAAACGGGTAGATGAAATGGACAAAATTTTTGCCCGAATTAGGGAAGAAGATGAAAAAAATGAAGAAAATAACGGGAAAAATCAACAAGAGGATAAAAAAAGCGAATAA
- the infB gene encoding translation initiation factor IF-2, translating to MKKPQKRISNVGEIKAQLKNVETKVHNGVFLFSGIMTIAELAKKINVSVNEIITYFFHQAKMYNLNHSLTEDEIAEICLEFGLDFKKEIQIDASNFMEEVSIQDSAVDLTVRPPIITVMGHVDHGKTTLLDYIRKTNIAKSEKGGITQHTGAYQVIFENHVINFIDTPGHEAFTQMRARGAKVTDIIVLVVAADDGVMPQTKEAINHAMAANVPIIVFVNKMDKPNKDIDRIKNELSALNIVTEEWGGNNIFVYGSALTGEGIDSLFRSILLVAEMLELKANKNRYPIGTVIEAKLHHNKGTIATLMVQNGTLMVRDFIVAGYQYGRIRSLEDTNGQSIKFAPPGTPVIVTGLNYVPEAGDKFFGFHEEKFAKQLALEKKQSEKISKSKLQTRQQTKEKTLNIIIKADVAGIAQALHATIEKLASKHVHIHILHSGVGIINKADILLAQTSNSTIYAFNLQIPAAIKAQAKQANVEIREHTIIYKIVDEIKKQVRGMREIKYELQQIGTAKIIAKFWFSKVGSIAGCSVLSGKFVENCKIELWRNSKLIHTGRIESLQRDKNPVKEVQVGNEFGTHIYKFNDIEIGDELKAFLDVEVEE from the coding sequence CGAAATTAAAGCACAACTGAAAAACGTTGAAACTAAAGTACACAACGGTGTTTTCCTTTTTTCTGGAATAATGACAATTGCTGAGTTAGCAAAAAAAATTAATGTCTCAGTTAACGAAATTATTACCTATTTTTTCCACCAGGCAAAAATGTATAATTTAAATCATAGTCTCACCGAGGACGAAATTGCCGAAATATGTCTAGAATTCGGACTTGATTTTAAAAAGGAAATCCAAATTGATGCTTCTAATTTTATGGAGGAAGTCTCAATTCAAGATAGTGCCGTCGATTTAACTGTGCGTCCACCGATTATTACCGTTATGGGACATGTCGATCACGGAAAAACAACTTTACTTGATTATATTCGTAAAACGAATATTGCCAAAAGTGAAAAAGGGGGAATTACCCAACACACTGGAGCTTATCAAGTTATTTTTGAAAATCACGTTATTAATTTCATCGACACTCCTGGACATGAAGCATTTACGCAAATGCGGGCTCGCGGGGCAAAAGTTACCGATATTATCGTCCTTGTTGTTGCCGCTGATGATGGGGTAATGCCGCAAACTAAAGAAGCAATTAATCACGCAATGGCGGCAAATGTGCCAATTATCGTCTTTGTTAACAAAATGGATAAACCAAATAAAGACATCGATCGGATCAAAAACGAACTTTCTGCACTTAATATTGTCACCGAAGAATGGGGTGGAAATAACATTTTTGTCTACGGATCAGCGTTAACTGGTGAAGGAATTGATAGTCTTTTTCGCTCAATTTTACTAGTTGCGGAAATGCTTGAACTAAAAGCTAATAAAAATCGTTATCCAATTGGGACAGTTATTGAAGCAAAACTGCACCATAATAAAGGAACAATTGCCACTTTAATGGTTCAAAACGGAACTTTAATGGTTAGAGATTTTATTGTTGCTGGTTATCAATACGGTCGAATTCGTTCACTTGAGGATACAAACGGACAGTCAATTAAATTTGCGCCGCCAGGAACGCCAGTAATTGTTACTGGTCTGAATTATGTTCCTGAAGCTGGTGATAAATTTTTCGGTTTCCACGAAGAAAAATTTGCCAAACAGTTAGCACTTGAGAAAAAGCAGTCAGAAAAAATTTCGAAGTCAAAATTACAAACTCGCCAACAAACAAAAGAAAAAACACTAAACATTATTATCAAAGCCGATGTTGCCGGAATTGCGCAGGCTTTACACGCTACAATTGAAAAACTTGCCTCAAAACACGTGCATATTCACATTTTGCATTCAGGAGTTGGGATTATTAACAAGGCTGATATTTTACTTGCACAAACCTCAAATTCAACAATTTATGCATTTAACTTGCAAATTCCAGCAGCAATTAAAGCACAAGCAAAACAGGCAAATGTTGAAATCCGCGAACATACAATTATTTATAAAATTGTTGATGAAATTAAAAAGCAAGTCCGTGGTATGCGCGAAATCAAATATGAACTTCAGCAAATTGGAACAGCAAAAATTATTGCTAAATTCTGATTTTCTAAGGTTGGCTCAATTGCTGGATGTAGCGTGCTTTCGGGAAAATTTGTTGAAAATTGCAAAATTGAACTCTGAAGAAATTCAAAATTAATCCACACTGGAAGGATTGAATCCCTTCAACGTGATAAAAATCCAGTCAAAGAAGTCCAAGTGGGTAATGAATTTGGAACACATATTTATAAATTCAACGACATCGAAATCGGTGATGAACTAAAAGCATTTTTAGATGTTGAAGTCGAAGAATAA